The nucleotide window GGGACCGCCGAGGACGTCCGGGCGGCGTGCGAGGCGTACGACAGGGCGCTCGCCGAGGCGGGCGGGGTCGATCTGCAACTGCTCGGCATCGGGACCGACGGGCACATCGGGTTCAACGAGCCGTGCTCCTCGCTGGCCTCCCGCACACGGATCAAGACGCTGACCGAGCAGACGCGGATCGACAACGCGCGGTTCTTCGAGGGCGACATCGAGCAGGTGCCGCACCACGTGATCACCCAGGGGATCGGGACGATCCTGGAGGCCCGGCACCTGGTGCTGCTCGCCACCGGCGAGGGCAAGGCGGACGCCGTGGCGGCGACCGTCGAGGGACCGGTCGCCGCGGTGTGCCCGGCCTCCGCGCTGCAGCTGCATCCGCATGCCACGGTCGTGGTGGACGAGGCGGCCGCCTCCGAGCTGAAGCTGGCGGACTACTTCCGGCACACCTATGCCGACAAGCCGGCCTGGCAGGGGATCTAGCATCCAGCGGTTCCGGACGGTACGCGGAAGGCGCCGGGCTCCCCCCGTGGGAGTCCGGCGCCTTGCGTCCGGCGCTGCTGCCGCCTGTGCGATGGCCGGGTGCGGGCCCGGTGGGGGCTGGTCGCGCAGTTCCCCGCGCCCCTGAAAGCACCGGTTGCCGCGGCCCTGGAACCCCGTTCCCGCGCCCCTGAAAGCGCCCGTTCCCCGCTCCCGCGAAGCCGGTGTCCCGTGACCGCGGCAGGTCACGGAGCGGTGATGGCCTCCGCCGCCGCCAGGCCGCACACCCGTGCCGCTCCGTGCGTGGCGATGTGGAGCGCGCCCCGGGGCGGCGCCTGGGGCACCCCCATCTCGACCACGACCGTGTCCGGCCGGGCGGTGACCAGCGCGTGGAGGGCCTCGGCCATCCACGCGTGCCGGTGGACGTCGCGCACGACGGCGACCACCCGGCGCGATCCGGCGGCCGCGAGCACCTCGGCCCCGGCCCCCTCCCCCGAGAAGCTCCCGGTCTCCGTGCCGGGCAGCCTGCGGCGCAGCTCGGCGCCGACGCCCCAGGGGGTCTCGTCACCGACGGCGATGTTGGCGACGGGGGTGAGGGCCGCGACGTACGGCGCCTCGGTGACCGGCGTGTGGAGCGGGCCGCGGGTCACGGTCAGCGCACGCCGGGCCGCCACCAGGCCGATCTCGGGGCCGTCGGGGGCGGACGCCGGTGCCGGGGACCCGGCCGGTGCCGCGGCGCCGGCCGAGGCGGTCCAGGACGCCAGGGCCCGGACCCGGGCCGCCGCGTCCGCCAGCCGCTCCTCGGGGAGTTCGCCCGAGCGGACCGCCGTGACCAGCGCGTCCCGCAGTCGCAGGACCGTCGACTCGTCGGCCAGCCCGCCGCCCACGCAGATCGCGTCGGCGCCGGCGGCGATCGCGAGGACGCTGCCGCGTTCGATGCCGTAGGTGGCGGAGATGGCCTGCATCTCCATGCCGTCGGTGACGATCAGCCCGTCGAAGCCGAGTTCCTCGCGCAGCAGCCCGGTGAGGACGCGGCGGGAGAGGGTCGCGGGACGGTCCGGGTCGAGGGCCGGCACCAGGATGTGCGCGCTCATCACGGCCCGGGTGCCGGCCGCGATCGCCGCGCGGAAGGGGGCCAGCTCGCGGGAGTCCAGGACCGGCAGATCGGCGTCGATGCGCGGCAGCGCGTGGTGGGAGTCGACCGCCGTGTCGCCGTGGCCCGGGAAGTGCTTGGTGCAGGCGGCGACCCCGGCGGCCTGGAGCCCGCGGACGTACGCGGCGGTGTGCCGGGCGACCAGGTCGGTGTCGGCGCCGAAGGACCGTACGCCGATGACGGGGTTGGAGGGGTTGGAGTTGATGTCGGCGGACGGCGCCCAGTTGAGGTTCACGCCGCAGGCGGCGAGCCGGCGGCCCAGTTCGTGGGCGACGGCCTCGGTGAGCGCCACGTCGTCGACCGCGCCGAGCGCGTGGTTGCCGGGGAACGAGGATCCCGTACGCACCTCGAGGCGGGTGACGTCACCGCCTTCCTCGTCGATGGCGACCAGGACGTCGTCGCGTTCCGCGCGCAGCTGGGCGGTGAGGGCGGCGAGCTGGTCGGCCGAGGCGATGTTGCGGCCGAAGAGGCCGACGGAGGTGAGGCCCTCACCGAGCCGCCGCAGCAGCCAGGAGGGGGCGGCGGTCCCGGTGAAACCGGGCTGCAGGACGGCGAGGGCGTCACGCGTCAGCGTGTCCGTGCCGGAGGCGATGGTGGTCATCGGGTGGCGTTATCCCTTCACGGCGCCGGCGGTCAGTCCACTGACGGCCTTGCGCTGGAGGAAGACGAAGAGGACCAGGATCGGGATGGCGAAGAGCGAGGCGGCGGCCATGGTGGCCCCCCAGTCGTCGCCGAACGTCGATTCGAAGCTGGAGAGCCACAGCGGCAGCGTCTGCTTCTCGGCGTCCTTGTTGAGGATCAGGACCAGCGGGAACTCGTTCCACGCCGTGATGAAGCCGAAGAGCGAGGTCGCCATGAGGCCCGGGGCGAGCAGCGGGAAGATGACCTTCACGAAGGCCTGCCCGCGGGTGCAGCCGTCCACCATGGCCGACTCCTCCAGCTCCTTCGGCACGGCGGCGACGTATCCGCGCAGCGTCAGGATCGTGAAGGGCAGCACCATGACCATGTAGAAGACGGTGAGCGGGACGAGGCTGTTGAGGAGGTCGGCGTCGCGCACGATGATGTAGATCGCGATGACCATGACCTCCCAGGGGGCCATCTGCGCGATCATGAAGGTCAGCAGGAAGCCGCGGCGGCCCTTGAACCGCATGCGGGCCAGTGCGAAGGACGCGAGCAGCGCGATGACGAGGGAGAAGACCACCGCGAGGACGGTCACCGTCAGCGAGTTGCCGACCAGGGTCCAGAAGTTGTCGGCGTCGAGCGCCTTGCCGAAGTGGTCGAAGGTGATGTCGGTCGGGACGAAGACCGGGTCGTCCGCGATGATGTCGCCGGTGGGCTTCAGCGAGGTCGCGAACATCCAGTAGACGGGGAACGCGAAGACGACGAAGAGGACGAGGGCCGTCGCGTTGGGCCACAGCCGGGCCATCGGGGAGCGCTTCACAGCTCGTCCTCCTCTTGCTTGAGAA belongs to Streptomyces sp. V3I8 and includes:
- a CDS encoding glycoside hydrolase family 3 protein, producing MTTIASGTDTLTRDALAVLQPGFTGTAAPSWLLRRLGEGLTSVGLFGRNIASADQLAALTAQLRAERDDVLVAIDEEGGDVTRLEVRTGSSFPGNHALGAVDDVALTEAVAHELGRRLAACGVNLNWAPSADINSNPSNPVIGVRSFGADTDLVARHTAAYVRGLQAAGVAACTKHFPGHGDTAVDSHHALPRIDADLPVLDSRELAPFRAAIAAGTRAVMSAHILVPALDPDRPATLSRRVLTGLLREELGFDGLIVTDGMEMQAISATYGIERGSVLAIAAGADAICVGGGLADESTVLRLRDALVTAVRSGELPEERLADAAARVRALASWTASAGAAAPAGSPAPASAPDGPEIGLVAARRALTVTRGPLHTPVTEAPYVAALTPVANIAVGDETPWGVGAELRRRLPGTETGSFSGEGAGAEVLAAAGSRRVVAVVRDVHRHAWMAEALHALVTARPDTVVVEMGVPQAPPRGALHIATHGAARVCGLAAAEAITAP
- the nagB gene encoding glucosamine-6-phosphate deaminase, which translates into the protein MEVVIVSDAKAGGELIAGAMAELLRHKPDALLGVATGSTPLPIYEALAARVASGAVDASRARVAQLDEYVGLPAEHPESYRSVLRREVLEPLGLDPAAFMGPDGTAEDVRAACEAYDRALAEAGGVDLQLLGIGTDGHIGFNEPCSSLASRTRIKTLTEQTRIDNARFFEGDIEQVPHHVITQGIGTILEARHLVLLATGEGKADAVAATVEGPVAAVCPASALQLHPHATVVVDEAAASELKLADYFRHTYADKPAWQGI
- a CDS encoding carbohydrate ABC transporter permease; translated protein: MKRSPMARLWPNATALVLFVVFAFPVYWMFATSLKPTGDIIADDPVFVPTDITFDHFGKALDADNFWTLVGNSLTVTVLAVVFSLVIALLASFALARMRFKGRRGFLLTFMIAQMAPWEVMVIAIYIIVRDADLLNSLVPLTVFYMVMVLPFTILTLRGYVAAVPKELEESAMVDGCTRGQAFVKVIFPLLAPGLMATSLFGFITAWNEFPLVLILNKDAEKQTLPLWLSSFESTFGDDWGATMAAASLFAIPILVLFVFLQRKAVSGLTAGAVKG